CGACTAAACCGTCAAAAAATGGTTTGCCCCGATGTTCGGCATAAAAGCCTTCGGCCTGTTCACGGGTCAGACACAGCATTTTGGCGGCAACAATGCTGAAACCCGCGCTTTCAAAACGCGCATAAATGGCGCCAATCGCATTTTTGGCTACCGCGTTAGGTTTCACGATGGAAAAGGTACGTTCTACCGTCATATTGACCTCATCAAATAACTATTAGATAGCAGCCGGATTGGAAGAAGGCTAATACCAGCCAGTGCAAGTGGCGCAGATTATAGGGTTAGCGGCACCCGTTGCCTATCGACGAAATAACATTTTATTAGAAAACATTATCCTTCGCCCTGCCTTATTTGGTTTGCCGCTGATGCCCTGTTCTCTTTCATTCAGGGACACCGGCAAAATGTAACAAATCATCGGCGATCACAGTTCTGAACGTCACTTGTAACGTTACGCGTTATTTGTTTTTAAAACAATAGGATAACTAGATATCTTTCCCTATTCGCTGCTAGCCTTACCTTGTACCCCCAATAATGGCCACAAAGAGGGCTGATAATGAAAAACGCGGTCAATGCCTTGCAGAACTTTGGTAAATCCTTGTATGGCCCAGTGTTGATATTACCGATCGTCGGGCTGTTTATCGCCTTTGGCAACGTGTTCGGTAACGGCAATCTGGCCGGTTATATTCCCCTGCTCAACCACCCGCTAATTCAGGATTTTGGTCAACTGATTTCCAAATCCGCCGTCGCTATTCTGGCGAATCTGGCGCTGGTCTTTGCTGTCGGCATTCCCATCGGACTGGCAAAACGCGATAAGGGATATGCGGCCCTTATCGGACTGGTGACGTTCATCATCTTCATCAACGCGATGAACATTACGCTCCAGCTCCAGGGAAAGCTAGTGCCTGCGGCGGAGATGCGCGCTGCCGGACAAGGTATGGCGCTCGGCGTTCAGGTACTGGAGATGGGCGTTTTCGCCGGTATTCTGATCGGGGCCATTGCCGGTTATTTGTATAACCGCTACGCCGGTAAACAGTTCGACGGCGTCATGGCTATCTATTCCGGCCACGGCCTCGTCGCCATTCTGGTCATTCCGCTGGCTATCGCCCTGGGTTTTACGATGAGCGCCATCTGGCCGTTCGCCCAGCAGGGGATTAGCCATCTGGCCTTCGCCATCAAAGGTGCCGGCGCCTTCGGCGTCGCCATCTATGGCTTTCTCGAACGTATCCTGATCCCAACCGGTTTGCATCATCTGGTTTACACCCCGTTCCTGTATACCGAATTGGGGGGAACTGCCGATGTGTGCGGCAAGGTGTATCAGGGCGCGCGTAACATCTACTTTGCTGAAATGGCTTGCCAAAGCGTCAGGCAACTTAGTCCGACGGTGGCGTGGGATGCACGCGGCATCAGTAAAATGTTCGGTCTGACGGCGGCGGCGGCGGCGATGTACGTTACCGCAAAGCCGGAAAAACGCCTGGCGGCCAAAGCGATCCTTATTCCCGCCGCCTTTACCTCCTTCCTGCTCGGCGTGACTGAACCGCTGGAGTTCTCCTTTCTGTTCGTCGCACCACTGCTGTTTGTCGTTCACGCCGTCCTGACGGGTCTGGGTATGATGCTGTTTTCTGTCCTCGGCGTGCATGCGATTGGTGCCAACGGCATTATTGATTTTCTGCTTTACAACCTGCCGCTGGGTATTGAGAAATCCAACTGGCCGATGTACATCGCCGTTGGGTTGATCCTGTCGGTAATTTACTTCTTCGTCTTTCGTTTTCTGATTCTCTATTTCGATATGCCGACGCCAGGACGGGAATCCGACGAGGGAGAAACCCGTCTGTACTCCAAAACGGAATATCAGGCAAAAGCCCAGCAACAGCTCAAAGACGATGCGCGTCTCGTCGGCCTGACCATCATTGCCGGGCTTGGCGGCAAACCGAATATCGACGTGCTGGATAGTTGTTACACCCGTCTGCGCGTCACGGTGCTGGATCCCACCATTGTTGATGATCAACAACTCAAAACCACCGGCGCCAAAGCCGTTATCCGTCAGGGTAACCATGTCCAGGTGGTATACGGACTTCACGTCAAAACCCTACGCGAAGCAGTTGAAAACGCGCTTTAACAGGAGACCGACCATGACGAAACCCCCGTTCATTCTAACTATTGCCGGCGGCGGCAGCACTTATACGCCAGGCATCGTAAAAAGTCTCATGCTGCGCCTCGCGGATTTTCCGTTGGCGGAAATCCGTCTGTACGACCTTGACGGCCAGCGGCAGGACACCATTGCGCCAGTGGTCGAAAAAATCATCCGCGATCATAGTCGCGAGATTACCTGCACCGTCACCACCGATGCTGAAACCGCGCTTCGCGGCGCGCACTTTGTGTTCGCACAGATGCGCGTCGGTCA
This is a stretch of genomic DNA from Brenneria rubrifaciens. It encodes these proteins:
- a CDS encoding PTS transporter subunit EIIC; the encoded protein is MKNAVNALQNFGKSLYGPVLILPIVGLFIAFGNVFGNGNLAGYIPLLNHPLIQDFGQLISKSAVAILANLALVFAVGIPIGLAKRDKGYAALIGLVTFIIFINAMNITLQLQGKLVPAAEMRAAGQGMALGVQVLEMGVFAGILIGAIAGYLYNRYAGKQFDGVMAIYSGHGLVAILVIPLAIALGFTMSAIWPFAQQGISHLAFAIKGAGAFGVAIYGFLERILIPTGLHHLVYTPFLYTELGGTADVCGKVYQGARNIYFAEMACQSVRQLSPTVAWDARGISKMFGLTAAAAAMYVTAKPEKRLAAKAILIPAAFTSFLLGVTEPLEFSFLFVAPLLFVVHAVLTGLGMMLFSVLGVHAIGANGIIDFLLYNLPLGIEKSNWPMYIAVGLILSVIYFFVFRFLILYFDMPTPGRESDEGETRLYSKTEYQAKAQQQLKDDARLVGLTIIAGLGGKPNIDVLDSCYTRLRVTVLDPTIVDDQQLKTTGAKAVIRQGNHVQVVYGLHVKTLREAVENAL